The window TTTCCCCCGGCGAGGCACCGAATCTCACCAGGTCGTGGCGGATCTCGGCCGCGACCGCGAGCCGGCCGTCCGCCGAAGCCACGGAAGCCGCCGAAGTCGCCAGCTCCACCGCCCGGGACAGCTCGCCCCGCGCCGCGGCCACCCACGCGCCGTCCCACTCGCCGACCGGCTCCGTGACCCGGCCGCTCATCGCCGTCGCGCGGACCAGCGCCGCCGCGACGGCCGGGCGGAACTCGTGTGGCTGGTCGTGCGCGTCCGCGGCGAGGGCCTCGCGCAGCCAGCGGATCGCGCCGCGGACGTTGCCGTAGGCGAGCGCGACCGTCCCGAGCGACGCCGCCGCGCCCGCGACCGCCGGGCCCCACCGGTCCCGGACGGCGTCCCGGTAGCCGTCCCCGGCCCGGTCTTCAGCCTCCTCGAGCCGGCCCGCCCGGCACAGCGCGACGATCCGCGCGTGCTCCAGCCGCACGCGCGCACCGGGCGCGAACGCGTCCGGGATGCGACCGGCGATCTCCAGACCTTCGTCGACGACGCCGAGACACGCGTCCGTCCGGCCGGACGAAGCCAGCGCCCCGGCCGCGACGACCAGCGCCGCGAGCCGGAGCGCGTCGCCGCGCCGGTTGCGGTCCAGCACCGGCCCGAGCAGGTCCACCGCCTCGCGCGACGCCCCCGCCGCCGCGAGCAGGGCCGCCTGGGCGGTCGCCAGCTCATCCGCGGCCGAAGCGCCGGACACCGCCGTCTCGGCCGTGTCCAGCACCGCGGAAGCCTCGTCGCAGCGGTTCAGGCCGAACGCCAGGTTCCGGGCGCGAGTCGCGGCGACGCGGGCGTGCTGCGCGTCCGACACCGTCTCACCGGCGAGCTCCACGAGCAGCGAGTCGGCATCGGCGTGGCGGCCGCCGGCGATCCGGACCTGGGCGAGCAGGAACTTCGCGCCGAAGCCGCCGCCCATCCGGGCGGCTTCGGCCGCCAGCTGCTCGGCCTGCGGGAAGTCCTTGCGCAGCAACGTCTCCGCCGCGGCCCGGACCAGCTGCGGGTCGGTCGGCAGCCCGGCGGCCAGCCGCCACCGCACCAGCCGCGGCTTGTCCTCGGCGCGCCGCGCGCCGGTGAGGTCGAGAGTCTGCGCGAGCATCCGGTAGGTGTCGCGCTGCCGCAGCGGCGACGTCCGGCGCCGGATCACGTCGGCGTAGAGCGGGTGGGCGAGGCGGACGTTCAGCCGCCGCCCGGTCCGCTCGGAGACGACCAGCCCGGCCCGCTCGGTCGAGGCGAGGACGCGCTCGGCGCCGAGCCGCACCAGCGGTTCCACGCCCAGCGGCTCCCCGAACGCGAGCAGCTCCAGCAGCCGCCGCTCGTCGGCGTCGACCCGGTCGGTGCGGGTCTCGATCAGCTCGACCAGCCGCGGGGTGGCGGCCAGGGCGCCGCTCCACCGCCACACGCCGTCCTCGGCCGACAGCGAGCCGCTGTCGAGGCCGCCCTGCACCAGCTCGCGCAGGAACAGCGGATTGCCGAGGGCCAGGCTCCACAGCCGGTGCTCGGCGCCGTCGTCGAGCCGCCCGCCCAGCGCCGCGGTGATCAGCTCGGTGGTCTGCGGCCGGGTGAGCTCGCGGATGTCCAGCCGCTCGGCGACGCGGTCCTTCCACATCGCGAACACCGGGTCGGGCACGCTCACGCCGTGCGGCGCGATCACGAGCACGAACGCCGACGCGGTCGCGGCCAGCTGGTGCACCAGGGTCGCGGACAGGTCGTCGAGCAGGTGGGCGTCGTCGACGCACAGCACCAGCCGGCGCCCCTCCGCGCCACGGGTGAGGTGGCCGGCGACCTGGTTGAGCCGGTGCGCGCGGTCCCCCGTGCCGTCCGCGGTGCCGGGCAGCAGGTGGGCGAACGCGCCGAACGGGATCGTCGACGCCGAGGACATCGCGCGCACCCAGTGCGTGCGCGCCCCGCCGGCGGCCAGCTCGGCCAGCAGCACCTTGGCCAGGCGCGTCTTGCCGGCGCCGGCACGCCCGGTCAGCAGCAGCCCGCACACCTCGGGATCGGCCAGCGCCCGGCGCGCGAACGCAAGCTCCTGTTCGCGGCCGACCAGCGGCCAGTCGTTCGCCACACCCACTGCCTCCCCAACCCCTCACGGGCTTTCCGGTGCCCGCGCACAACCGTTCCTCGGATAATGACTACGCGGGCCCCGCCCAAGTACCGAATCCGCGCGGCGATTTGGCATAAATCGATGAGCGGTGCCGCGAATGCGACACAACGGACAGTCGATCTCCCATTTCGCGTGAGCATTTATCGGTCATTGCCGGAATACCGTTATCAGCGACTTCCCGGTGATTCTTTTTCCGGCGCGAGCATCATTCCTACGACGCGCGGCAGGACCACCGCGTTCCACCCGGCCATCGCGGTGACCAACGCCGGCTCCGGGCCGCCGGTCCACACGCGCACCTGGCCGGCGCGCAGGTCGGTGCCGAGCACGCCGGCCCACGGCACCTTCGGCGCGAACCACCGCCTGCCGCGCAGCCCTTCGGCGTCCGCGTCGATCCGCGGGTGCCCGCCCCCGCCGAACCGGGCGGTGGCGCCGGCCGTGATCGCGTCGACCGCCGCCAGCGCGATCCGCGGGCAGGCCGCCGATTCGACCAGCTCGACCAGCCGCCGCCACGTCTCGCGCGCGTCGTCCAGCTCGCTGCCGCCGCGGAAGGCGTCGAACACGAACCGGCTCCGCACGGGGCCGTGGGCCAGGCCCAGCGCGTAGCTGGCCTGGTGTGGCCGGGCCGCCGCGTGGTAGGCGACCCGGTCCACTTCGGCCAGCCGGAAGACCCGGTCCCCGATCACGATCACCTCGCCCGCCGCGGCGAGCGTGCGGCCGCCGCTCGAGACGCGGACCTCGCCGGACCCGGTGAACGAGAACTTCCCGCCCGCCATCGGATTACTTGCCGGTCTTCGCCAGGCAGAGCACGACGCCGGTGTCCCCTTCCTTGCCCTCCCAGAACACCTGGTCGGCGTCCGGGTACGGGGTGCACGCGCTGATCTGCGCCTCGATCTGGGTCTTGTCTTCGACGCGGGCGACGACCTTGAGCGTGGCCTCCGGCGTCCCGCAGTCGACGATCTTCACGGAGTTCTCGCCGCTTTCGGTGACGCAGTTGCCGACCTGGGCGTTCTCGCCGTTGGACCGGGTGGCCACCCAGACCAGCGCGAGGACCCCGGCGACCAGGATCAGGAACACGGTGAGCACGATCTTCTGCCGCCGCTTCGACTTCTTCGGCGCGGCCGGCGGCTGGGGCGGCGGGCCGGGCATCCCGGCCTGCGGCGGCACGGGGCGGGTCGGGTCCGGGTACTGGGGTCCACCCGTCTGGGTCATGGCGTTTCCTCCCTCGAACGTCCAGCTGTCGCCTTCTAGGCGTTCCACTCGCGTTCCACGGCGTTCCACCCGCAGTTCCGCGCCAGGGGCCAGGATGGGACCGCCCCGCCGCCGACGTGAGGACCCGAGGATGACCCGACTGCCGGCCTTGGCCGTCACCGCTCTGACCACCGCCGCGCTGCTGACCGGCGGGACGGCCG of the Amycolatopsis sp. NBC_01488 genome contains:
- a CDS encoding helix-turn-helix transcriptional regulator, with amino-acid sequence MANDWPLVGREQELAFARRALADPEVCGLLLTGRAGAGKTRLAKVLLAELAAGGARTHWVRAMSSASTIPFGAFAHLLPGTADGTGDRAHRLNQVAGHLTRGAEGRRLVLCVDDAHLLDDLSATLVHQLAATASAFVLVIAPHGVSVPDPVFAMWKDRVAERLDIRELTRPQTTELITAALGGRLDDGAEHRLWSLALGNPLFLRELVQGGLDSGSLSAEDGVWRWSGALAATPRLVELIETRTDRVDADERRLLELLAFGEPLGVEPLVRLGAERVLASTERAGLVVSERTGRRLNVRLAHPLYADVIRRRTSPLRQRDTYRMLAQTLDLTGARRAEDKPRLVRWRLAAGLPTDPQLVRAAAETLLRKDFPQAEQLAAEAARMGGGFGAKFLLAQVRIAGGRHADADSLLVELAGETVSDAQHARVAATRARNLAFGLNRCDEASAVLDTAETAVSGASAADELATAQAALLAAAGASREAVDLLGPVLDRNRRGDALRLAALVVAAGALASSGRTDACLGVVDEGLEIAGRIPDAFAPGARVRLEHARIVALCRAGRLEEAEDRAGDGYRDAVRDRWGPAVAGAAASLGTVALAYGNVRGAIRWLREALAADAHDQPHEFRPAVAAALVRATAMSGRVTEPVGEWDGAWVAAARGELSRAVELATSAASVASADGRLAVAAEIRHDLVRFGASPGEIPAAGGMAALYSAHACAVSDASALDEVASSFAEVGARLLAAEASAQAARVYRAEGKNGSAAMSAQRARAWLASCEDAATPALSSLDTPLDLTVRELEIARLVATGLTSRAVADRLVVSVRTVDNVLHGVYAKLGISGRRELASVVGPLASGSSPGDGP
- a CDS encoding LppU/SCO3897 family protein, whose protein sequence is MTQTGGPQYPDPTRPVPPQAGMPGPPPQPPAAPKKSKRRQKIVLTVFLILVAGVLALVWVATRSNGENAQVGNCVTESGENSVKIVDCGTPEATLKVVARVEDKTQIEAQISACTPYPDADQVFWEGKEGDTGVVLCLAKTGK